TCAGCCGGGCATTGCGGCGGGCCGGCCGATAGATCCGAAAGGGCGGATCGTCGGGCCGAAAGAATTGTCGCGGCGGCGGCTCAAAGGTCGCCACGCCCAGCGCGCCGCCGGCTGCGACCGCGCCTTCAATTACGGCGCGATGCCCCGCATGCACGCCGTCAAAATTGCCCAGAGCGACGGAGAAACCGCGAGCGGCGTCTGGCACGTCCTTGTAGTGGGCAATGACAGTCATCTAGGCGTCCCGGCTCGGCACCATGACCATGGCTTCGCCGGAAATCGCGGCCTTTCCATCGACATTGCAGGAGACTTTCAGCGTCACGCGATTGCCGCGCTCCTTCATCTCGGTGACTTCCACCTTCACGGTGACATGCGAGCCAATATAGACGGGTCGGCGAAAGCGCATGTTGAGGCCGACAAAGATCGATCCGGGACCCGGCAGGTCATTGCCGAGAATGCCGGAAATATAGCTCGCCGTCAGTGCCCCATGCGCGATCCGCTGCCCAAATGGGGTCTGTTTGGCAAACTCTTCATCCATATGCAGTGGATTGCGGTCGCCCGACACCTGCGCAAACAATTCAATGTCGTTTTCGGTAATGACGTGCTCGGTCTGATGGGTCATGCCCACCGACAAGTCTTCGAACTTATAGCCGTCTTTATATGTCATTTCGGATCGATCTCCGTGTTTCGTTCACGGCCTGTTACAATGTGTTTCAGCTTTCGTCACCATGTGAGTTTAGGCAACGCCCATTTTGCGGTGACGGCATACTCGGTCAGCAGCTCGCCAACCTCTTGCTCGAAATCTGCGCCATGCTGTTGCAGGCCGGTGCCGACATAGAGGCCATCAAAGCCCCGCGCGAGCGCGCCTTTCATGTCGGTGGCGGGGCTATCACCGATGCACAGGGTTCGTGCGGGCGAGGTTTCGACGCCCAGATCTGACAACTTCGCAAGCGCCAGATCGTAGATCGGATCATGCGGTTTGCCGGGATAGATGACTGTGCCGCCCTCGTCCTCAAAGATCTTCGCCAGCGCCCCTGCGCACCAGAACAATTGATCACCGATACGTACCCGAATGTCAGGATTGGCGCAGATCATCTCCATACCACGATCCGCCGCTTCGGCGAGACGGTCGAGATAGTCGTCCGGATGTTCATTGGCCTGATCTTCGAGCCCAATACAGAGAATCGTATCGGACGTCTTCTCATCGCCGAACTGCAGGTCGAGGCCTTGATAGAGATAGCGATCATGCTCCCAGCCTTCGCTGGGCGCCATGCGATAGAAGAGCTCGCCGACGCGGGCGCTAAGCACTTCGCGGGTGGCATCGCCGGAGGTGACGCAATCATCAAACGCTTCTGGGGGAACACCAAGGGGGTCGAAGTGCCGAATCGCATGCTCTTTCGGCACCGGCGCATTGGTAATCAAGCAAACGGCCCCGCCTTGCTCGCGGTATCGCACCAGCGCCTCGCAGGCTTCTTCAAATGCGATCCGGCCATTGTGAATGACGCCCCAGACGTCACACAGGATGATGTCATAATGATCGGCAATGGCTGCAAGGCCGCCGGGAAATTGTGGATGAGTCATGCGAGCGACCTAGGAAGCGCGGCCTGCCGCGTCAATCCAATGTCCGCTTTTAGGACGCCCGCGCCGTAAGCTGGCGGACCAGTTCCGGCGGCGGCTTGGTTTCTTCCATCAACGAGGACTTGATTGGACGTGGGGCACCGAAAATGTGGCCCTGACCGTAGGGGATTCCAAACTCCAGGATCTCGACGACGCTGACCTCTTCCTCGATTTTCTCGGCGATCAGCGTCACGCCATAGCGTGAGCAGACCGCTGCAACTTCTTCACCAGAGACCTTGCGATCAACCGAAGACATGGGCCGCGGCCCGAACGGATTGCGCAGCTGCTCGATCAGCTCGCCGCCATTGAACTTGACGAAGCGGATACCGGCATCCTGCAACCGAGGCAGGTCGATATCGATGGTCTCGGCATGGTCGATGGAGAAGCGGAACCCCAGCGCGGTCAGACGCTCCATCGCTTCGCGCATCTGGCGGGATCTGTGCTCAAATCGGCTAGCGCGGATTTCGAAGATCAGTGCCCCGGCCAGATCGCGATTCTGTTCCATATGGCTGAGGAAGAAAGGGAAGAAATGCGGATCTTCGAGCGAATAGGATGAAACATTGCAGAACACGCCGACCCGGCGATCGCGAGCGGCGAGGCGGCGCACCACCTCAACCGAGCGATACAGCATCATATTGTCGATCACGCCGAGCAGATTGGCGCGGCGGGCGGCGTCGAGAAAATCTGCTGGCAGAATCAAGGAGCCATCCGGTCCGCGCAGGCGCGTATAGCCCTCATAGAAGGACACCCGGCGCTGTGGCAAGGAGACGATCGGCTGCAAGTGCAGATCCACACGGCCATCCTGCAGAGCTTCCTTCACCGCGCGCAGCAGCGCATCTTCCTGAGGGGCCACTTCGCCGGTCGTTTCGGCATCCGCCAACTTGGTCTCGAAACTGCGCGACAGGCGCTCGATCAGGGTTTCAAGCTGACGCATTTCGCTGACCAGAGCGTCGCGGCGCTCGGTCAGTTCCTGTTTGACGGTGGTTTCGATCGCCGTGGCACGGGTCTCAACAGTGTCGATCCGTTCCCGGACGTCTTGCTGCGCAGATTCAACCGTGTCGATCCGGGTTTTCAACGTCGATGACTCGCCTGCGCGGGTCGCGAACAGGTGCACTTGTCCAATCAGAGCCGTCAGAATAGCGCCCGCACCGATGGCGAGGTTCAGCTCAATACCGGCATAGGTAAACAGGCCCCATCCAGCCCCTGCCCCAAGCGCAGCATAGATCATAAAAAACACGGCAACCATCAATTCCAGCCCCAGAAAGACGCGATAATCTTAACAATTAGGCGTCAAACGTTAACGAATTGGTAGCAATAGGGCTGATTTGCACCCCCTGCCAAGAGATCAGGTTAATCCATCCACTGCATTTCTTTCGGCATCGAGGAATTCGCGCAACGCTTGCAACGTGGGCAAAATTTTCTCCAACTGGGAGATGTCCAGGTTCTGCGCGACAATCTCGGCTAAGGGTCCAATCGCGCCGATGCCCCGCGCCCGTGCGGCTTTGCCTTCCTCCGTGATCGTCACGATTTTTCGACGCCGGTCTTCTTCGCTTCCCGTGATTTCGATATATCCCTTGTGTTCGAGCTTGGTGAGAATTGCGGTCATGGACGGCTTGGTGACCTGGAACGCCTTGGCCAGAAAACTCGGCGACTTCTCGCCCGGCAGCCGGACGAAATGATTGAGCACGCCGAACTCGGATGGGTTCAGATCGGGCGCCAGGACACGCGCGAATCTCGCTGTTGCCAGCTGA
This DNA window, taken from Hyphomonas sp. Mor2, encodes the following:
- a CDS encoding MaoC family dehydratase, encoding MTYKDGYKFEDLSVGMTHQTEHVITENDIELFAQVSGDRNPLHMDEEFAKQTPFGQRIAHGALTASYISGILGNDLPGPGSIFVGLNMRFRRPVYIGSHVTVKVEVTEMKERGNRVTLKVSCNVDGKAAISGEAMVMVPSRDA
- a CDS encoding TIGR01459 family HAD-type hydrolase, whose amino-acid sequence is MTHPQFPGGLAAIADHYDIILCDVWGVIHNGRIAFEEACEALVRYREQGGAVCLITNAPVPKEHAIRHFDPLGVPPEAFDDCVTSGDATREVLSARVGELFYRMAPSEGWEHDRYLYQGLDLQFGDEKTSDTILCIGLEDQANEHPDDYLDRLAEAADRGMEMICANPDIRVRIGDQLFWCAGALAKIFEDEGGTVIYPGKPHDPIYDLALAKLSDLGVETSPARTLCIGDSPATDMKGALARGFDGLYVGTGLQQHGADFEQEVGELLTEYAVTAKWALPKLTW
- a CDS encoding EAL domain-containing protein gives rise to the protein MVAVFFMIYAALGAGAGWGLFTYAGIELNLAIGAGAILTALIGQVHLFATRAGESSTLKTRIDTVESAQQDVRERIDTVETRATAIETTVKQELTERRDALVSEMRQLETLIERLSRSFETKLADAETTGEVAPQEDALLRAVKEALQDGRVDLHLQPIVSLPQRRVSFYEGYTRLRGPDGSLILPADFLDAARRANLLGVIDNMMLYRSVEVVRRLAARDRRVGVFCNVSSYSLEDPHFFPFFLSHMEQNRDLAGALIFEIRASRFEHRSRQMREAMERLTALGFRFSIDHAETIDIDLPRLQDAGIRFVKFNGGELIEQLRNPFGPRPMSSVDRKVSGEEVAAVCSRYGVTLIAEKIEEEVSVVEILEFGIPYGQGHIFGAPRPIKSSLMEETKPPPELVRQLTARAS
- a CDS encoding MarR family transcriptional regulator, coding for MKDSSQGALVFALFNEIGIIDQLATARFARVLAPDLNPSEFGVLNHFVRLPGEKSPSFLAKAFQVTKPSMTAILTKLEHKGYIEITGSEEDRRRKIVTITEEGKAARARGIGAIGPLAEIVAQNLDISQLEKILPTLQALREFLDAERNAVDGLT